Genomic window (Salinibacterium sp. M195):
AACGCTGTGCGCCTGAACGATCCGAGCAGGAAAGAGAGCAGCTTATGACCGAAGTCACACCGGCAATGTCAGATGATGCCCCCATCCTTTCGCTGCGCGGAGTGAACAAATCGTTCGGTGCCATTCAGGCGTTGATCGATGTTTCGCTCGATATTTATCCAGGCGAAGTCGTCGCGATCGTTGGCGACAACGGTGCAGGCAAATCGACCCTCGTCAAAGTCTTGGCCGGCGTTCAACCGGCGAGCGCGGGCACCATTACTCACTACGGTGATGTCGTCTCGCTCGCGAACCCGACCGACTCCCGCGATCTCGGAATCGCCACCGTGTTCCAAGATTTGGCGTTGTGCGACAACCTCGACGTTGTCGCCAACCTTTTTCTCGGCCGCGAACTCGGCACCCGCGCACTCGACGAAGTTGAGATGGAGCAGCGCACGTGGGAATTGCTCCGGCAACTCTCTGCCAAGATCCCGTCTGTGCGCACCCCCGTCGCCGGGCTCTCTGGCGGGCAACGGCAGACCGTCGCCATTGCGCGTTCCCTCATCGGCAACCCCTCGATTGTTGTGCTCGATGAGCCAACCGCTGCCCTCGGCGTTGCCCAGACTGCTGAAGTGCTGAACCTTATCGAAACCCTCCGCGAGCGCGGGCACGGCATTGTTCTGGTCAGCCACAACATGGCCGATGTTCAGGCTGTCGCCGATCGCGTTGTCGTGTTGCGACTCGGTCGAAACAACGGCGATTTCGTGGTGAGCGATGTCACTTACGAAGACATCATCGCAGCGATCA
Coding sequences:
- a CDS encoding ATP-binding cassette domain-containing protein is translated as MTEVTPAMSDDAPILSLRGVNKSFGAIQALIDVSLDIYPGEVVAIVGDNGAGKSTLVKVLAGVQPASAGTITHYGDVVSLANPTDSRDLGIATVFQDLALCDNLDVVANLFLGRELGTRALDEVEMEQRTWELLRQLSAKIPSVRTPVAGLSGGQRQTVAIARSLIGNPSIVVLDEPTAALGVAQTAEVLNLIETLRERGHGIVLVSHNMADVQAVADRVVVLRLGRNNGDFVVSDVTYEDIIAAITGATDNAVTRRAQLHGTTFTRAKEGLSS